CGGGCGGGCTCGATCCCGTGCCGGCCACTGCGCCCCGGCTGTTCTCGCGCCTTGTTGGCCGGGGTCAGGCCGACTCTCAACCACCGTCCGCAAAGAAATCTTCATGAACGATATTCGCCGAACCATCCTGTGGGTGATTTTTGGCTTTTCCATGGTTTTGCTGTGGGACAAATGGCAGGTGCACAACGGCCGCCATGCCACCTTCTTCCCTTCGCAGTCGGCCAGCCAGACCGCAGCGGGTCAGGCGCCAGCGACCACGGCCAATGACCTGCCCAGCGCTGCGTCCGCCCCGGCGGCTGGGCTGCCGACCCAAGCCCCTGCAGCCCCCGAGGCGCCGCGCGAGATCGTCAGCGTCAGCACCGACGTGCTGCGCCTGGGCTTTGACAGCCAGGGCGCCACGCTGGTGCACGCCGAGATGCTCAAGGAGCGCGACATGGCCGACAAGTCGCAGCCCTTCGTGTTGTTTGACGAAAACGGCCAGCACACCTACCTGGCGCAGACCGGCCTGATCGGTGGTGCCTACCCGACGCACAAGACGCCGATGACGCTGCAGCCCGGCGCGCGCGCGCTCGCCGAGGGCGAGAACGAGCTGGCGCTGCGCTTTGAGTCGCCCGATCTGGGCGGCCTCAAGCTGGTGAAGGTGTTCACCCTGACGCGCGGTTCGTACGCCATTGGCGTGCGCCACGAGATCGTCAACACCGGCAGCAGCCCGGTGAGCCCGCAGCTGTACCTGCAGCTGGTGCGTGATGGCAACAAGCCGGAGGGCGAATCCTCGTTCTACTCCACCTTTACCGGGCCGGCGGTCTATACCGAGGCCAAGAAGTACCAGAAGGTCGAGTTCAAGGCGATTGAAGAAGGCAAGGCCGACTTCGAGAAAAGCGCCAGCAACGGCTACGTCGCCATGGTTCAGCATTACTTTGCCAGCGCCTGGCTGCTCGCCGATGGCGTGCAGCGCGAGCTGTTCATGCGCAAGGTTGATCAGAACCTGTACGCCGTCGGCATGATCACCAGCGTGGGCGAAATCGCCCCCGGCCAGAGCAAGAACCTGGACGCGCGCCTGTTCGCCGGCCCGCAGGTGGAGAAAACGCTCGAAGCCCTGACCCCCGGCCTGGAGCTGGTCAAGGACTACGGCATGTTCACCATCCTGGCCAAGCCGCTGTACTGGCTGCTCGACAAAATTCACGGCGTGCTCGGCAACTGGGGCTGGTCCATCATCGGCCTGGTGCTGCTGCTCAAGATCGCCTTCTACTGGCTCAACGCCAAGGCCTACGCCAGCATGGCCAAGATGAAGGCCATCAACCCGCGCATCCAGGAGATGCGCGAGCGCCTCAAGGACAAGCCCCAGCAGATGCAGCAGGAGATGATGCGCATCTACCGCGAGGAAAAGGTCAACCCCATGGGCGGCTGCCTGCCCATCGTGATCCAGATCCCGGTGTTTATCGCCCTGTACTGGGTGCTGCTGTCCTCGGTCGAAATCCGCAACGCCCCCTGGATCGGCTGGGTGCAGGATCTGTCGGTGAAAGACCCGTACTTCATCCTGCCGCTCTTGATGACGCTGTCCTCGCTGCTGCAGACCGCGCTCAACCCCGCGCCGCCCGACCCGATGCAGGCCAAGATGATGTGGATCATGCCGCTGATGTTCAGCGTGATGTTCTTCTTCTTCCCCGCCGGCCTGGTGCTGTACTGGCTGACAAACAACATCCTGTCCATCGCCCAGCAGTGGCTCATCAACACCCGCATGGGCGTGCCGCCGCAGTTCAACCTGCCCAAGTTCCGCTAAAAGCCTGGGGTAGCCCCGCCACAACGGCCACGCAAGTGGCCGTTGTGCTTTGTAAGCAGCAAAAACCATAGCTGCTTGCGCTTGCCAGACAAGGGTTTGAGGTGGTTTTATGCCTCAAACCATTGCTGAGCAAGCGCGAGCAGCTATCAAACTTGAAGACATCGCCGCCATGCTGACGCAGCACCAAGACCCCATCGCCGCCATCGCCACCGCCCCCGGGCGCGGCGCCGTTGGCATCGTGCGCCTGTCCGGGCGCGGCCTGGCGCCGCTGGCGCAGGCGCTGTGCGGGCGGGCGCTGCAGCCGCGCCAGGCGCATTACCTGCCGTTTACCGACGCCCAGGGCCAGGCCATCGACCAGGGGCTGGCGCTGTTCTTTCCGGCGCCGCACAGCTACACCGGCGAAGACGTGCTCGAACTGCAGGCCCACGGCGGCCCGGTCGTGCTGCAGCTCTTGCTCGCGCGCTGCCTGGAGCTGGCGCCGGCGCTGCTGCCGCCGCTGCGCCTGGCGCAGCCGGGCGAATTCACGCAGCGCGCCTTTCTCAACGGCAAGATCGACCTGGCCCAGGCCGAGGCCATTGCCGACCTGATCGACGCCAGCACCAGCGCCGCTGCGCGCAGCGCCGCGCGCTCGCTCGGCGGCGCGTTCTCGCAGGAGATCGAGGGCCTGCGCGCCGCGCTCGTGCACCTGCGCATGTTGGTCGAGGCGACGCTGGACTTTCCCGAGGAGGACATCGACTTCCTGCGCCAGGCCGACGCGCGCGGCCAGCTCGCGCAGCTGCAAAGCCGCCTGGCCCAGGTGCTGCAGCACGCGCGCCAGGGGGCGCTGCTGCGCGAAGGCATCAAGGTGGTGATCGCCGGCCAGCCCAACGCCGGCAAAAGCTCGCTGCTCAACGCCCTGGCCGGCGCCGAGCTGGCCATCGTCACGCCCATTGCCGGCACCACGCGCGACAAGGTGCAGCAAACCATCCAGATCGAAGGCGTGCCGCTGCACGTGATTGACACCGCCGGCCTGCGCGAGAGCAGCGACGCGGTCGAGCAAATCGGCATCGAGCGCGCCTGGGACGCCATTGCCAGCGCCGACGCCGTGCTCTTTCTGCACGACCTCACGCGCACCCAGGCGCCCGACTACGCCGCTGCCGACGCCGCCATCGCCCAGCGCCTGCCCGCTGGCGTGCCCGTGATCGACTGCTGGAACAAAGCCGACGCTGCCGGCGTATCGGCGCTGGTAGCCGGGCTGGCGCTGTCAGCGCGCACCGGCGCCGGGCTCGATGCGCTGCGCCAGGAACTGCTGCGCCTGGCCGGCTGGCAAAACACGGCCGAGGGTTTGTACATCGCGCGCGCGCGCCACCTGCAGGCGCTGCAGGGCGTGGCCGCGCACCTGACACAGGCCGAGGCCGAGCTCGCCAGCAGCAGCCCGGCGCTGGACCTGCTGGCCGAGGAGCTGCGCCTGGCGCACAACCAGCTGTGCAGCATCACCGGTGAATTCAGCAGCGACGACCTGCTGGGCGAGATTTTTTCCAGCTTCTGCATTGGCAAATAGCCGCAGCGCTGCGCAAGGCCGGACTTAGCGCAGGGTGTAGTTAATCTGCGCCATCAACCCGGCATTGCCCAAAATATTGAGCTGCGCGCTCCAGTGGGGCGTGATCTGGTAGCCAATGGCGGGAATCGCCGTCAGTCCCCAGCCGCTTTTGTGATTGAACGGGATTTTCTTGTGGTACGGCTCTTTGTAGCCGTGAATCACGCCCGCCGTCACCTTGGCGTACAGGCCCGGCAGACTGTCCAGAGGCTGAAATTGCCAGCCGTAATAGGCATATTGGGTAAATTGCCCGAACGAATTGCTAAACAGTGCCAGGCCGGCAATATGGCGCGCGTCCAGGCGTTTTTCGGCCTGCACCAGCCAGACGTACGAATGCTTCTCGTCGTCGGGCTCCCATTCGTTCTCTTTTTTGGCGTCCGAATAATGCAGGGTGTAGGGCGATAGGCCAAAAGTCCAGCCAGCCCAGTCCGAGGTGGAATTGTTGTTTTGGGCCGACGCAGCCGTGCCGAGCAGCAGCGCGCCCAAGACCAGGGCGTGGCGTGCAGAAAAAGGGTGGGACATATGAATTTGTCAAACAAAGCAAAGCAAAACGCCGCGCATTGTGCCTGCAATGCGTGACGGAGCAAGGTGTAATGGCTGGTAAGTCAGGCTTGTGTCAGCTGCATAACCCGGGTAGCTTTGGGTCACTATGCTCGCTACCGCCCATTCCGCCCCCCAATACGATTTGCAGGGCCTGATCAAGGCCATTGCCGAGGCCAGCGCTGAAGACAGCCTCAATCCCAATATGCTCGCGCTCGCGCAGTGGGAGTTGCTCGCGCCCTATCTGCAGCCTTGCGTGCTCGCGCCCAGCCAGGTGCTGTTCACCCAGGGCAGCGCCGACCGCACCCTGTACCTGATCGAAAGCGGCAGCCTGAGCGTGCACTACGAGGACGAAAAAGCGCGCCTGCGCCTGGCCCTGGTGGCCGCTGGCTCGGTGGTGGGCGAGGGCGCATTCTTCTCGCACCGCCCGCGCAGCGCCACCGTGCAGGCCACGGCCGCGAGCAAGCTCTGGAGCCTGTCGGCACTGCGCATGGGCGAGCTCTCCAACCGCCAGCCGGCGATTGCCCTGGGCATTGCCATGGCTGCCGGCGCCGTGCTCGCCAAACGCTTGGGCAATCGGCGCCGGCGCATCGCGGCCACCTGAAACGCCGAAGGGGGCCACGGTACACTCGGGCGCAATTCGTTCGCGTTTCCGCTGAAAGCTAGGCATGTCACTGTTCAGTTGGTTTTCCCGCAAGCCCGCGCCGCCCCCCGCGCGCCAGGCACCGCCCCAGCCCGTCCTTGGCGCCGACGCCACCGTCCCCCTGGCCCCAGGGCGCAGCGTGCCCCCGCCCGACCCGGCGGCCAACCGCAAAAATGAACGCATCGAACGCCGCGAACTGCTGTACCTGGTGG
This DNA window, taken from Acidovorax sp. HDW3, encodes the following:
- the mnmE gene encoding tRNA uridine-5-carboxymethylaminomethyl(34) synthesis GTPase MnmE — protein: MLTQHQDPIAAIATAPGRGAVGIVRLSGRGLAPLAQALCGRALQPRQAHYLPFTDAQGQAIDQGLALFFPAPHSYTGEDVLELQAHGGPVVLQLLLARCLELAPALLPPLRLAQPGEFTQRAFLNGKIDLAQAEAIADLIDASTSAAARSAARSLGGAFSQEIEGLRAALVHLRMLVEATLDFPEEDIDFLRQADARGQLAQLQSRLAQVLQHARQGALLREGIKVVIAGQPNAGKSSLLNALAGAELAIVTPIAGTTRDKVQQTIQIEGVPLHVIDTAGLRESSDAVEQIGIERAWDAIASADAVLFLHDLTRTQAPDYAAADAAIAQRLPAGVPVIDCWNKADAAGVSALVAGLALSARTGAGLDALRQELLRLAGWQNTAEGLYIARARHLQALQGVAAHLTQAEAELASSSPALDLLAEELRLAHNQLCSITGEFSSDDLLGEIFSSFCIGK
- the yidC gene encoding membrane protein insertase YidC, with amino-acid sequence MNDIRRTILWVIFGFSMVLLWDKWQVHNGRHATFFPSQSASQTAAGQAPATTANDLPSAASAPAAGLPTQAPAAPEAPREIVSVSTDVLRLGFDSQGATLVHAEMLKERDMADKSQPFVLFDENGQHTYLAQTGLIGGAYPTHKTPMTLQPGARALAEGENELALRFESPDLGGLKLVKVFTLTRGSYAIGVRHEIVNTGSSPVSPQLYLQLVRDGNKPEGESSFYSTFTGPAVYTEAKKYQKVEFKAIEEGKADFEKSASNGYVAMVQHYFASAWLLADGVQRELFMRKVDQNLYAVGMITSVGEIAPGQSKNLDARLFAGPQVEKTLEALTPGLELVKDYGMFTILAKPLYWLLDKIHGVLGNWGWSIIGLVLLLKIAFYWLNAKAYASMAKMKAINPRIQEMRERLKDKPQQMQQEMMRIYREEKVNPMGGCLPIVIQIPVFIALYWVLLSSVEIRNAPWIGWVQDLSVKDPYFILPLLMTLSSLLQTALNPAPPDPMQAKMMWIMPLMFSVMFFFFPAGLVLYWLTNNILSIAQQWLINTRMGVPPQFNLPKFR
- a CDS encoding Crp/Fnr family transcriptional regulator, giving the protein MLATAHSAPQYDLQGLIKAIAEASAEDSLNPNMLALAQWELLAPYLQPCVLAPSQVLFTQGSADRTLYLIESGSLSVHYEDEKARLRLALVAAGSVVGEGAFFSHRPRSATVQATAASKLWSLSALRMGELSNRQPAIALGIAMAAGAVLAKRLGNRRRRIAAT